A single window of Synechocystis sp. PCC 7509 DNA harbors:
- a CDS encoding DUF6888 family protein — protein MPTLEQGIMTIIVCQMLSNLFLDIVLFRYDNLTKEVYILASKDIQIKIPSNGRWEFIND, from the coding sequence TTGCCTACATTAGAACAAGGAATAATGACAATAATTGTTTGTCAAATGTTATCTAATTTATTTCTAGATATAGTTTTGTTTCGTTACGATAATCTCACAAAAGAAGTTTATATTTTAGCCAGTAAAGACATTCAAATCAAAATACCGTCAAATGGAAGGTGGGAGTTTATAAATGACTAA
- a CDS encoding transposase encodes MAQALSTWGKKRLYLSLDTTMVWNCFCLIWVGVVYRGRTVVVAWRIVPQASSTVKLWAIQRVLRQAARIVPAEVEVVVLADRGFADGKFMKYLRETLQWHFRIRIKRSFQFQLDGQWRKVASVSLPPGQAYFTPAIAIGKTRPYGDVYLAFAHDRQSGEDWVIVSDEPTTLQTFAQYRLRFQVEESFLDLKSNGFNLEASRLRDKFALTQLCGVIALTTLFLVLQGTQVVTSGKRRFVDTHWNRGMSYLRLGWNWIRLALTRQWEIQIYPCLSSLPDPEPAFASKRQQENEFMREFVVLSRIPAS; translated from the coding sequence ATGGCACAAGCCTTATCCACATGGGGCAAAAAACGACTGTATTTAAGCTTGGATACGACAATGGTGTGGAACTGTTTCTGCTTGATCTGGGTGGGGGTGGTCTATCGAGGACGCACGGTCGTCGTCGCTTGGCGGATTGTGCCGCAAGCCAGCAGCACTGTCAAATTGTGGGCAATTCAACGGGTGTTGCGACAAGCTGCACGGATCGTTCCGGCAGAAGTAGAGGTCGTTGTCTTGGCAGACAGAGGGTTTGCCGATGGCAAGTTCATGAAATACCTCCGAGAAACCTTGCAGTGGCACTTTCGGATTCGGATTAAACGTTCCTTTCAGTTTCAACTGGACGGTCAATGGCGCAAGGTTGCATCCGTTTCTCTTCCACCCGGTCAAGCCTATTTCACGCCAGCTATTGCCATTGGTAAGACCAGACCTTACGGGGATGTCTATTTAGCCTTTGCCCATGACCGCCAAAGTGGCGAAGATTGGGTGATTGTCAGCGATGAACCGACGACTCTTCAGACCTTTGCCCAATATCGCTTGAGGTTTCAAGTGGAAGAATCATTTTTGGATTTGAAATCGAACGGCTTTAATCTCGAAGCCTCTCGGTTGCGAGACAAGTTTGCCCTCACGCAACTGTGTGGGGTCATTGCTCTGACCACGCTATTTTTAGTTTTACAAGGGACGCAAGTTGTGACCTCTGGAAAGCGTCGATTCGTCGATACTCACTGGAATCGTGGCATGAGTTATCTCAGGCTGGGTTGGAACTGGATTCGTCTTGCCCTGACTCGTCAGTGGGAAATTCAGATTTATCCATGCCTCTCCAGTCTGCCTGACCCCGAACCTGCCTTTGCTTCTAAGCGTCAACAGGAGAACGAGTTTATGCGTGAATTCGTTGTTCTCAGCCGCATTCCAGCTTCTTAG
- a CDS encoding DUF6887 family protein, with the protein MTKQNFEKMTKVDLLAYVKVNRTDDEAIRELFSDRRNPNRTIYPSLVNSNEDEIKQIENELSQKLKERAN; encoded by the coding sequence ATGACTAAGCAAAATTTTGAAAAAATGACCAAAGTTGACCTACTAGCTTATGTAAAAGTGAATCGCACTGATGATGAGGCAATCAGGGAATTATTTAGCGATCGCCGCAACCCCAACCGTACTATTTATCCTTCATTGGTAAACTCAAACGAAGACGAGATAAAACAGATAGAAAATGAATTAAGTCAAAAATTAAAAGAGCGCGCCAACTAA